One region of Chanodichthys erythropterus isolate Z2021 chromosome 24, ASM2448905v1, whole genome shotgun sequence genomic DNA includes:
- the cdkn1cb gene encoding cyclin-dependent kinase inhibitor 1C produces MSTCLPSAIASRKAVPEILPLKLTGTCRNLFGPVDHDELKRELTSKLREISQRDQLRWNFDFSEGQPLNGDLKWEESPAEDCPEFYREKTAVSKRPFVDLPTTERIVPKCGSRTMKDLNQENKTAMCNRRKLSRKTVARTQTKRLTDMRITDFYGKRKKTDSVHKESRNIL; encoded by the exons ATGTCTACCTGTCTACCGTCCGCCATCGCCTCAAGGAAAGCGGTCCCGGAGATTCTCCCTCTCAAGCTCACGGGAACATGCAGAAATCTGTTCGGACCTGTGGATCACGACGAGCTGAAGCGAGAGCTGACATCCAAGCTTCGCGAAATATCTCAGCGAGATCAGCTGAGGTGGAACTTCGATTTCAGTGAAGGACAGCCGCTGAACGGGGATTTAAAGTGGGAGGAAAGTCCAGCTGAGGACTGTCCGGAGTTTTACAGAGAGAAGACTGCCGTGTCAAAGAGACCATTTGTGGACTTACCCACGACAGAAAGAATCGTCCCAAAATGTGGGAGCCGTACAATGAAAGATTTGAACCAAGAGAACAAGACAGCCATGTGTAACCGACGAAAATTATCTCGCAAAACAGTCGCGCGCACCCAGACGAAGAGACTCACGGACATGCGCATTACAG ACTTTTATGGGAAACGAAAGAAAACGGACAGCGTCCATAAGGAAAGCAGAAACATCCtctga